A portion of the Clostridium gelidum genome contains these proteins:
- a CDS encoding methyl-accepting chemotaxis protein, with product MKIKAKLVLAFVLIVSTISISIFAIIYSNISKMAYANYEQTVTTTSKLGYAYVDMKYLGKWKASDGKLYKGDFKISDNNQIVDYLQNESGAMISIFLGDTRVSTNVMDEKGNKAVETKASDEIIDLVLKQGKTYVGKAQVLGRDTLCQYTPIKNALGDTIGMWSVGIDYSVITQYVFRTISSIAIIILILIIIGIVIFNKIGSIIVKSIHKFNECLLVMSSGDFTVALDDKFLKAKDETGTMFKNLTVMQNNIRLILKNIENQIYLTSNTSKELNLTVTELNSIVEDANIATEQIAAGLEESAASTEEISSTTNEMENSVEGISDTTKKALLYSEEIKNRANNFKTDSINLENETLKLCSENSDKLKEAIDKSAKVNEISNLLDAISDISSQTNLLSLNASIEAARAGESGKGFAVVAAEIKKLAEESDMTTKRIRDITTHVIQAVDSLVTSSTSILKFIDETVIENYKQFYGISNFYSSDANYYNEISQKIEEDAMQLLLSTKEIASAINNVAISSGDGANDAVNIASKINLLSEKSQDIERNSKQCEEVSNQLGKAIGQFKI from the coding sequence ATGAAAATTAAAGCGAAATTAGTTTTAGCATTTGTTTTAATTGTAAGTACTATTTCAATAAGTATATTTGCAATTATTTATTCTAATATTAGTAAAATGGCTTATGCTAATTATGAACAAACAGTAACTACTACTAGTAAATTAGGTTATGCATATGTGGATATGAAATACCTTGGTAAATGGAAAGCTTCTGATGGAAAACTATATAAAGGGGATTTCAAAATTAGCGATAATAATCAAATCGTAGATTATCTTCAAAATGAAAGTGGTGCTATGATTAGTATATTTTTAGGAGATACTAGAGTTTCTACAAACGTTATGGATGAAAAGGGGAATAAAGCAGTAGAAACAAAGGCTTCTGATGAAATCATTGATTTAGTTTTGAAACAAGGAAAAACATATGTTGGAAAAGCACAAGTGTTAGGTAGAGATACATTGTGTCAATACACGCCTATTAAAAATGCCCTTGGGGACACAATAGGAATGTGGTCTGTTGGTATAGATTATAGTGTTATAACTCAATATGTATTTAGGACTATTTCAAGCATTGCTATAATAATTTTAATACTTATAATTATAGGAATAGTCATATTTAATAAAATAGGATCTATTATTGTTAAATCAATTCATAAATTTAATGAGTGCTTATTAGTTATGTCCAGTGGTGATTTTACAGTTGCTTTAGATGATAAATTCTTGAAAGCAAAAGATGAAACAGGTACTATGTTTAAGAATCTAACAGTAATGCAAAACAACATAAGATTAATACTGAAAAATATAGAAAATCAGATATACTTGACTTCAAATACGAGCAAAGAATTAAATTTAACAGTTACAGAATTAAACTCTATTGTTGAAGATGCCAATATTGCTACTGAACAAATTGCAGCAGGATTAGAAGAATCAGCTGCATCTACAGAAGAAATAAGTTCAACAACTAATGAAATGGAAAATTCCGTTGAAGGAATTTCTGATACTACTAAAAAAGCATTATTATATTCAGAAGAAATTAAAAATCGAGCTAATAATTTTAAAACTGATTCTATAAACTTAGAAAACGAAACGCTTAAACTATGTAGTGAAAATAGTGATAAATTAAAAGAAGCTATAGATAAATCTGCTAAAGTGAATGAAATAAGTAATTTACTTGATGCTATATCTGATATAAGCAGTCAAACAAATCTTCTTTCTTTAAATGCATCAATTGAAGCAGCAAGAGCAGGTGAATCAGGAAAAGGATTTGCAGTAGTTGCAGCAGAAATCAAAAAATTGGCAGAAGAATCTGATATGACAACTAAAAGGATAAGAGATATAACCACTCATGTAATTCAAGCTGTGGATTCTTTGGTTACTAGCTCTACAAGTATATTAAAATTTATTGATGAGACAGTTATTGAAAATTATAAACAATTTTATGGAATTAGTAATTTTTATAGCAGTGATGCAAATTATTATAATGAAATATCACAAAAAATTGAAGAAGATGCGATGCAATTGTTATTATCAACAAAAGAGATTGCTTCTGCAATTAATAATGTTGCAATTTCGTCAGGCGATGGAGCTAATGATGCTGTGAATATTGCATCTAAAATTAATTTGTTATCAGAGAAATCACAAGATATTGAAAGAAATTCTAAACAGTGTGAAGAAGTTTCTAATCAATTGGGTAAAGCAATTGGTCAATTTAAAATATAG
- a CDS encoding sensor histidine kinase, translating into MLKILKFLHSTSLFFRVASIVLISIILVSFSTSMIAIKISKDALVDTFSKSNYKVLTQITENYISLNDKIINAMNAIESIPDFERYLTEAELSPQLNYKTIYNMSTNLNQIAPKKDFLDITILTIGLNGKTFIGNSDCITTDVNDILNNNITKNALASKNMVLYQYLDHGFTKYTQYSSTIVTTKVLCDKFTRVPYGFVYVLINQNTFKKYYDYFVGNGNNIAIMSSDGTIVSSNLTSNIGTKNLDLYNISNNILENNLKYINTHLNSSDVAILSKHLPTYNFNIVGTIDKNIVLDELYNSSQIIMVIILIALLFIILTFFIIRRTTKPISALVKTMPKIIHGDFNNHLPVVGGYEVRELSSTFNYMLDGLNNYVQEQIKMQKEKRKAEIHALQMQINPHFIYNTLSSIKWLMWQGNIEKSTETIDAFISLLQNTISNKNEMITILEEIDNLKNYVLINHIRYGDSINVTFFVIPNCEDYIIPKLILQPFIENAFFHGFTDKSTGSIHIFVNEQAGNLICEIIDNGVGIASEDMKSILKKSTKKHEHFTSIGVHNVNDRIKLIYGDDYGVTITSELNKGTTVKVIIPAQKEFIED; encoded by the coding sequence ATGTTGAAAATTTTAAAATTTCTTCATTCTACTAGCTTATTTTTTAGAGTTGCTTCAATTGTACTTATAAGTATTATACTAGTATCTTTTTCTACTAGTATGATTGCAATTAAAATCTCAAAAGATGCACTTGTTGATACCTTTAGTAAATCAAATTATAAGGTTTTAACTCAAATTACTGAAAATTATATTTCTCTAAATGATAAGATAATTAATGCTATGAATGCAATTGAAAGTATACCAGATTTTGAAAGATACCTTACTGAAGCAGAGCTGAGTCCACAACTTAATTATAAAACTATTTATAATATGTCTACAAATTTAAATCAAATAGCGCCAAAAAAAGATTTTCTTGATATCACTATATTAACCATAGGACTTAATGGTAAAACTTTTATTGGAAATAGTGATTGTATCACTACAGATGTAAATGATATTTTAAATAATAATATTACAAAGAATGCTTTAGCTAGTAAAAATATGGTTTTATATCAATATTTAGATCACGGTTTTACAAAATACACACAATACTCTAGTACCATTGTAACAACAAAAGTTTTATGTGATAAATTTACTAGAGTGCCTTATGGATTTGTTTATGTACTCATTAATCAAAATACATTCAAAAAATATTACGATTATTTTGTAGGTAATGGTAACAATATTGCTATTATGTCCAGTGATGGTACTATTGTTTCTTCCAATCTAACTTCTAATATAGGTACTAAAAATTTAGATTTATATAATATATCAAATAATATTCTAGAAAATAATCTTAAATATATTAATACTCATTTGAATTCTTCAGATGTAGCAATATTATCAAAACATTTACCTACTTATAATTTTAATATAGTAGGCACTATTGATAAAAACATAGTTTTAGATGAACTATATAATTCTTCTCAAATCATTATGGTTATTATACTAATTGCATTACTGTTTATTATTCTTACATTCTTTATTATACGAAGGACAACAAAACCAATTTCTGCTCTGGTAAAAACAATGCCTAAAATCATTCACGGTGATTTTAATAATCATCTTCCTGTTGTTGGTGGCTATGAAGTTCGTGAATTATCATCTACATTTAACTATATGCTAGATGGATTAAATAATTATGTTCAGGAACAAATAAAAATGCAAAAGGAAAAACGAAAAGCAGAAATCCATGCATTACAAATGCAAATTAATCCACATTTTATTTATAACACTTTATCTTCAATTAAGTGGCTTATGTGGCAAGGAAATATTGAAAAATCAACCGAAACTATTGATGCATTTATTTCTCTTCTTCAAAATACAATTAGCAATAAAAATGAGATGATAACCATACTCGAGGAAATAGACAATTTAAAAAATTACGTTTTAATTAATCACATTCGTTATGGTGATAGCATTAACGTAACCTTTTTTGTAATTCCTAATTGTGAGGATTATATTATTCCTAAATTAATATTGCAACCATTTATTGAAAATGCATTTTTTCATGGATTTACTGATAAATCAACTGGTTCTATACACATATTTGTAAATGAACAAGCTGGAAATTTAATTTGTGAAATTATAGATAATGGTGTTGGAATAGCAAGTGAGGACATGAAAAGCATACTTAAGAAATCTACTAAAAAACATGAACACTTCACAAGTATTGGTGTTCATAATGTTAATGATAGAATAAAACTTATTTATGGAGATGATTATGGGGTAACAATTACGAGTGAATTAAACAAAGGAACCACTGTAAAAGTAATAATCCCTGCTCAAAAAGAATTTATAGAAGACTAA